Proteins encoded within one genomic window of Episyrphus balteatus chromosome 1, idEpiBalt1.1, whole genome shotgun sequence:
- the LOC129918705 gene encoding uncharacterized protein LOC129918705, with protein sequence MQSDDIAGTSKGAPATEKKPTAIESTATTAEMGGSKRRWQSLKPQPNLVKRRSIKPSAKLPAEEEEAGRTANNEAAAKLHQKPLEADKVNYISEGGEGLFISGDSNNFAGLSSPEPSSDEDEEEEQILQTKISEFERKMDALKQEVAPLIQLLKEKQQARKAKDKEAAYAAKAAEQKQQQEQLRLQPKQRKKMCHQ encoded by the coding sequence ATGCAATCGGATGATATAGCGGGGACATCGAAAGGTGCCCCAGCTACGGAGAAGAAGCCAACGGCAATTGAGTCAACGGCAACAACAGCCGAGATGGGAGGAAGTAAAAGGAGATGGCAATCGCTAAAGCCACAGCCGAACCTTGTGAAGCGTCGTTCTATTAAACCTTCAGCTAAGCTGCCAGCTGAAGAGGAGGAAGCGGGGCGCACAGCAAATAATGAAGCGGCAGCTAAACTACATCAAAAGCCACTAGAAGCTGATAAGGTTAACTACATATCCGAGGGGGGAGAAGGGCTTTTCATCTCGGGTGACAGCAACAATTTCGCTGGTTTGTCATCGCCAGAGCCGTCATCAGACGAAGATGAAGAGGAGGAGCAGATCCTCCAAACAAAAATTAGCGAGTTTGAGAGGAAAATGGATGCCCTCAAACAAGAAGTTGCGCCCCTAATTCAGCTATTGAAAGAGAAGCAACAAGCGCGTAAAGCCAAAGACAAGGAAGCCGCTTATGCAGCAAAAGCAGcggaacaaaaacaacaacaagagcaGCTTCGACTGCAGCCAAAGCAAAGAAAGAAAATGTGCCACCAATAA